The DNA segment CTATAAATATCGTACCTTGTCCATTGTAACTACAGATCTTGAGGTAGGATATCAAATTTGATTGCACTCGAACAAGACAGAGACGGACAACGATGTTGATGCCAACGATGCCACCACCTTGGAACCGGCACTGTCGGTATTGAAGTGGCTGCTGCACAACACAAGCAAAACGAAGCACCGCTGCGGTTTGGATTGCTTGGTATGTGTGCGTGCACTCATCGAACACTTGCAAAACGTTGCGTTTCCTCCGCTCATCTCCCCCACAATTCGGAAAGTAAGCAAGTAGGCAGGGGCGTGAACGGTGAACAGCCCTAACAAAACCGAGGGATTTGTTTATGGAGCGTCTGCCGAGGATTGCACTTCCCGAGGCCACCGATGTGGTCGTCTACGGCAACTCAGCGCATCTGTTCTTGTCTCCTGTCCCACAGAGCTTATTAGTTTTGGTGACTCCAAGCAGTAACGAGAAGGTCCCGAGTTAGGGTAAGGAGCTTGTCATCCTGGGCTCACCATTCCGGGGTCTCTCATGTCGTCCACGGACCAAACAGGGCATCAGGTTTCCTTGTCCTTGATTCGGGTAAATATGAACCAAACACGAATTAATGATGACATGATATAAGAGAAAGATTTAGTTCGTTCTAGTCTCTCTCCGTCGTAGGTCATCGAGAGGTGGATTGATACGTCCCGTCCCTATCATGCGTTGCTGTTGGATTCCCCTGTTGGATGAGAGATGACACGGATAGCCGCATGACTGATGGAGATGGACCATGGAGGGATTAGGTTGGGTCCATGGGGAGCACAGCTCGAAAACAACGTAccgtctccctcctcctcctcctcctcctcctccatcggtGTCGAGGACACCCTAAGTCCGATTTGATGGCACCAAAGGATAGGTCCATCATTTGTTGTGGCTGTAGAAAGGAGTGGGGTGAACAGACGAAGCTCACTGCTCGTGGaatcttcctccaccacctttgCGAGCAAAAAGAGAAGGCTCCTCTGCTGGGCATGTGGTGTGGCGACCGAGAGAGGACAATGCTCATTGTAACTTCTCATCCATCCTCTTCTTTTTCTGGCATGTCCACGCAATGCTTGCTTGCTCTCTTAATTATCTCCTTCTTTCTCTCTGTCAACACGTAAAACGCCTGCGTTGGTCTCTCCATGTGCATATACGCTTGCCGTGCTACAATACCATCAAATGTCGTCTCCAACATTCGCCGACGAATTACCATTACGATCGGAGGATTTCAATTGCTGCCCCCCAAACTCTCTCATCCGCTCCCGCATTAAATACATTTTGTATTTGTCTCTTCAATCCCAACCCAACCGCGTTGGCCACATTAATTACCAACACCTACTAACGCGCTCGTGTTAATTATTACCTGATGTCGGTGATTCGAGGAATTGGATGTTGGCAGCGCGAGAAATGTCTGTTTGCAACTCGTGAATCTACCAAACCAATCGCAATAAAAAAGAAATCAAAGAAACGTGGATAAAAATGATGCATCATCAGCTACATCTACGTCTACATCATAAACCGTGAATCAACCTATGCTTCCATCCTAGGCGTTGCTCAGCCATACCTTTACCGCTCCAAGCTACTGCATGGACTGTGTGACTCATGAGCTACATCATCTTAGCTTTCGGTTGTCGCTTCAATCTATCCTTCTTCGAATGAGGATCGTGAAAGATTCCCAAATCGccattagaaagaaaaaaaatcagcaaTCGTACTCTACGTTGAAcaaaaagtaaaatataggttCAGAAATTATCCTATTCCAAAGCAAGCAAAAAGGGTAAGGAAGCAGCGCCAAAGGCATGACCTCCTCCTCCAAAAAAACAATCTCCATGCATGCACATGAGGAGGAGAGACCTGGCTATTTGTTTACGAACAAGTGGGAGGGGGACAGAAAGTCCACAAGGCTTCCATGGATGTCAAAGCTGGGAGACGGGTTGTGGTGTGTGTGTGAGTAGGGAGGGAGGGCTTTCGCCTTCCCAACGCATGCACCATATTAGTTTGACCGAGAGACCTGCCAAAGGAGGAGCTCGGAGACAAAACCCAAGTAGGCTTCCAGCACAAACAAAAGAACACCCATTGAGGTGCAGGGATCACGTGAGCGGAGGGCTGGACGACGCGCTGGTTATAATACAGATGTCACCGTGAGTTTGACGAATCATGGTGTATTGGCAATCAGTAAGAAATGCAGCAGAATAAGAATAAAAGTCTTCCTAGAGACCATATTGATACCAAGTTTACGGGAGATGAGAGGCCTGATGACATACTCATCTGTATACATACACTCGGAAAAGTTGCAAGAATAATGCAACGAACGGCGCTGAGATGAGCAGTTCAAGAAGCAGCAGCACACCGTCCTATTTCCCCCCCAGTAAAAGGGCCACTTTTCGGCCGACTAAAACGCCTACTGCGTTCCTCCTCACTTCGCAGTGTTCGCTTGGCTGAGATTGCCCCGAAAGAAGGACAGTCTCTGAAGACACACACTCCGGTAGCCCTTTTCTTGTAGCCTGTAGCATAAATGATTTCGTATCATTCCAATCAACTAGAAAATGACTGTGTTCATCATTTTACTAATGCATATAAGCACACCATCTTCCGTACGTGTAATATCACAGTTTTTCTAAATGTCCTTttgtaaatatgtccaaaagggagtgcattctctctccctctttctctctctctctctctctctctctctcgccaccAATAATTTACTTTCACCACACCCCCCACTCCAGAAAAGAAAACCAGCCTGGTTTTCTGAGCTCTATTCCAAACCATAAGAACGTCACTCTTACCTTCCTTTTTCACTACCCATCTTAGAAATGCTTCCTTTCCTGATCCCACTCTTCTGCTCTCTCTCCCTCAGCCTCCCATCCCATGAACCCAGCTTCCCACTCATTGCTTCCTTGGTCATATAGTGGGCTCAGGCGGTGGTGGAGGAGATGGACTTGGGTGGGGTGCTGGGCATGGATGCATTAGTGGGAGCCTCATCTGAAAGTGGcaacctcttctcttcttccctgCTCTCCCAAGAGACCGAGGTCGGCAGGCAAAGAGGAGTCTTTCTGTCTGCTTTTCACAAGCATGAAAGGCCTGCTGAACCTGCGGACTACGATTTGAGATCCTTCAAGATGGCCAGGAGTGAGGCATTGGTTTCGGCGTCGACAAAGGCAGCTCATTTCCTCCACAGATCTAACTCCCTTCCTCTCCTTCCTGACGGAGAGCAAATGCTCAGCTTCTCATCGACATCCAAGCAGAGTGACATGGCTATCGCCAGCGATGGGACCTTGCCTTACTACAACCACCCATCGGCGCCTTCCTCAACACAATGTTATCTCAGGAATGCAGGTAACCAGCACCCCGCACATGCTATTGATGTTTGGCTCAAGAACGCCTTCTTTTGGGGGTTTGGTACTGGTCTCTCATTCACCATCGGAGGGCAGCGAAGTAGGTGGACTCTTTGATTCCAGTGTTTGATTGGAGGACGGTCTTTTCGTAGAATTTTTTGATCCTTTTGTTTTCAGTCTTATCAAGAAAAAAAGCTGACATCTTTCTCTCCTCCTCCCcacctttcttttttctttggccTCCCCTGCTATTTGGTTCCTGTCGTCCGAGGGGTGGTTTTGGGACTACCGGCTCTGTCTTTCTTCTCGTCAGGGAAAGTAGCAAGGGACAAAAAgatcaacaagaagaagaaagggcAAATGAACCATCCCCTCTTATTCTCTCTGATTCTTGTTGTTGCCCTCACCACCCCTCTGTTACCTCCCTCGAGGAAGCCGATGCCAAGACATGGGGGTGAAAATATGACATCTTTGATGTTTATGTAGCTTGATGTGCTTCCTTAAATGCTGCAGGCAAAGGCATGGAAGCTGTGAATCTTCTGCCAGGACCCTTGAGGGCTCTGCAGATGTCGTTATTTTCAAGAATACGTTCatgttcttctcctcatctttctCCTGCATTCTGTTGCATCTGCTCGTCTTATCTGATATGGTGCTGTAGTTCCGGCTTGCCCTCTCACATTTGTTCCTCACGTTTTCCTTTCTTCTGTTCCAGCTTTGTATTCCGGAAGCTCTAATGCGAACATGCAAGGGGTTCTGGCGAGGGTCAGGGGACCCTTCACTCCGTCTCAGTGGCTGGAGTTAGAACACCAAGCCTTGATCTACAAGTACCTCGTTGCAAATGTGCCCATACCGGCCACTCTGCTCATTCCCATCAAGAGAAGCCTCGGTGCTTCTGGGTTCCCTCCCCTGTCAGCTGGATCTTTTGCTTCAGGTACTCGTAGGTCGTCATTTGTTGCTGTCGCCGCATTAGCTTGATGCATGTATGCTTGCTTCTGAATGCGGTGGTTATTATTTGCAGATTCTCAAGAAAAAATGTGATTTTTTGCACTGAAGAGATCTTAACTCTCTGACATCTTTATTAGGCGGAAAATAAGTTGAAGTTGCTTGTTTTCTGTAGATATGCACAATCTTTTTGACatctcctttaatctctcattGTGATACATTTTATATCTAAAAGTCTGCATATGTAATTACATTTTGATAAGGATTTTACAACAAGTTACCCCCTTGTTTCCTTACTGCTTAACCTTTTGGGAATAGTGGTAGTGCAGCTAACACTTCATCCGTGTCTGCCTTTTCCCTTGTAAATCCGATAATCTCGATGAATGTTTGTTTATGGATAAAGGGATGATCAAACATCTTAAATGCTGTATACATTTTGGGACCTTTTGGATGCTGAAAGCTCTTATTTCACAAACATTCGATGGCTATATTGCTGTTAACTACTTTGATTGTTGCAGTTGGATGGGGACCATTCCATCTGGGGTATTCTGGAAATGCTGATCCGGAGCCTGGTAGATGCCGTCGGACTGATGGGAAGAAATGGCGGTGCTCAAGAGACGCAGTTGCTGACCAGAAGTACTGTGAGCGACATATCAACCGGGGCCGCCATCGTTCAAGAAAGCATGTGGAAGGTCAAACTGGCCATGCCGCGAAAGCAGTGTCCGTCATCACATCGTCGCAGTCAGCTTCAGCTGTTCCTGATGCCATTTCATCTGGTAGCCTCACCAATTCACAGCGGCAGAGTAAAAGCTTGCAGCCAAACATCGCTGATCCTTTCCATGCACAGTCCAATGGGTAGGAAATTACTGATGATTCTATTGTCTTTCACTTTCGATATATAAATAATTAGATGGCTTCGACACTTTAAATCACCTTTCTCTTTCGATGAGTAAAATAGATGCCCTTTAACACTTCGGCCCTGTTTTGCTTTCACGATGAAGA comes from the Musa acuminata AAA Group cultivar baxijiao chromosome BXJ2-8, Cavendish_Baxijiao_AAA, whole genome shotgun sequence genome and includes:
- the LOC135580837 gene encoding growth-regulating factor 6-like isoform X1 codes for the protein MDLGGVLGMDALVGASSESGNLFSSSLLSQETEVGRQRGVFLSAFHKHERPAEPADYDLRSFKMARSEALVSASTKAAHFLHRSNSLPLLPDGEQMLSFSSTSKQSDMAIASDGTLPYYNHPSAPSSTQCYLRNAALYSGSSNANMQGVLARVRGPFTPSQWLELEHQALIYKYLVANVPIPATLLIPIKRSLGASGFPPLSAGSFASVGWGPFHLGYSGNADPEPGRCRRTDGKKWRCSRDAVADQKYCERHINRGRHRSRKHVEGQTGHAAKAVSVITSSQSASAVPDAISSGSLTNSQRQSKSLQPNIADPFHAQSNGVLINKEDQNDPSQNSKGLSVLSPVNQNSMNNLFPVSKQHNPFEETSSGRDFGFISTDSLLNPPSSSFSDNISFIPNSKPEVHSHPLRHFIDVCPKTQSDRSTVTWPDVEDTQLNKTQLAISIPMACSDFSSSSSSNYDKLPLSPLKLSREYDLVNTGLGVGLLNEVCHQQVCWKPVSWEASMAGPLGEVLTSTNPTPKNQSKNCSSSSSLNLLSDGWDSGCQLESSPTGVLQKASFGSLSSSTGSSPRAENLKIHESTGSLCDDLLGSTIVNAPTVPSL